From one Scophthalmus maximus strain ysfricsl-2021 chromosome 19, ASM2237912v1, whole genome shotgun sequence genomic stretch:
- the kctd9a gene encoding BTB/POZ domain-containing protein KCTD9a has protein sequence MRRVTLFINGTSKNGKVVAVYGALSDLLSVASNKLGIKASSLYNGKGGLIDDIALIRDDDVLYVSEGDPFIDPQHEAKVRSDPHGAHTDWLTLNIGGRLFTTTRSTLVSKEPESMLAHMFREKDVWGNKQDEQGAYLIDRSPEYFEPILNYLRHGQLIINEGMNIRGVLEEARFFGIEQLAEQLEVAIKNSQPPEDHSPISRKEFVRFLLATPTKSELRCQGLNFSGADLSRLDLRYINFKMANLSRCNLTHANLCCSNLERADLSGANLDGANLQGVKMLCSNAEGASLKGCNFEDPSGLKANLEGANLKGVDMEGSQMTGINLRVATLKNAKLKNCNLRGATLAGTDLENCDLSGCDLQEANLRGSNVKGAIFEEMLTPLHMSQSVR, from the exons ATGAGAAGAGTTACGTTATTTATTAACGGGACGTCTAAAAATGGCAAG GTTGTAGCAGTGTACGGGGCCTTGTCCGACCTATTATCTGTAGCAAGCAATAAGTTAGGAATCAAAGCCTCTAGTTTATACAATGGCAAGGGTGGTCTTATAGATGACATTGCACTCATAAG AGACGATGACGTGCTGTATGTGTCGGAGGGAGATCCATTTATCG ATCCTCAACATGAAGCCAAGGTTAGATCTGATCCGCATGGAGCACACACCGATTGGCTGACCCTCAACATTGGTGGGCGTCTCTTCACCACCACCAG GAGCACCTTGGTCAGCAAGGAGCCAGAGAGCATGCTGGCACATATGTTTCGGGAGAAGG ATGTGTGGGGGAACAAGCAGGACGAGCAGGGGGCTTACCTCATCGACCGCAGCCCTGAATACTTTGAGCCCATTCTCAACTACTTGAGACATGGTCAACTCATTATCAATGAAGGCATGAATATACGAG GTGTCCTCGAGGAGGCTCGATTCTTTGGAATTGAGCAGCTCGCTGAACAGCTTGAAGTAGCTATCAAG AACTCGCAGCCACCTGAGGACCACTCCCCCATTTCCCGCAAGGAGTTTGTCCGTTTTCTTCTGGCAACACCCACCAAGTCAGAGCTCCGCTGTCAG GGACTTAATTTCAGTGGTGCTGATCTGTCCAGACTTGATCTGCGCtacattaattttaaaatggctAATCTGAGCCGCTGCAATCTGACACATGCCAACCTGTGCTGTTCCAATCTCGAGCGGGCCGATCTCTCTGGAGCCAACCTGGAT GGTGCTAACTTACAAGGGGTGAAGATGCTGTGTTCCAATGCTGAGGGAGCTTCTCTAAAAGGATGCAATTTTGAAGATCCATCGGGACTGAAGGCCAACCTGGAAG GTGCAAATCTGAAAGGAGTTGACATGGAAGGAAGCCAGATGACCGGGATCAACCTGCGTGTGGCCACTCTGAAAAATGCAAAGCTGAAGAACTGTAACCTCCGGGGAGCCACTTTAGCGGGGACTGATCTTGAG AACTGCGACCTGTCTGGCTGTGATCTCCAGGAAGCCAATCTGAGAGGGTCCAATGTGAAAGGAGCCATTTTTGAAGAGATGCTGACCCCTCTGCACATGTCTCAGAGTGTCAGATAA